The following proteins come from a genomic window of Archocentrus centrarchus isolate MPI-CPG fArcCen1 chromosome 3, fArcCen1, whole genome shotgun sequence:
- the LOC115778199 gene encoding transcription factor 7-like 1-B, translated as MDRAKVNCTAEDATFNLLGQTPTLFQWPVNCVHTAAAAAPIIRPAAPSDLCNNVLKLPDYMVEYLRPIGELNGVLVCDFASPPLRTPSPKKRKRDGHQDEDRPYVKKPPNAFMLFLREQREKVKAELKINGSAAVNAVVAERWKSLSKDQQDKYYKQANEEKMLHSQQHPGWSTKDNYGKKRMRIRGDPCSTASAPKPAQEPEQVKWPSVNVPAYGTFHSPQVNHVPPTAHTNPSASTSYSPYVYPCIGPAAPVDSPPSTVAPTEPMATFVGDTVEDLLSAFDHLDAFLLAPLPQEPIFPHSDPSLGPATPVDSPTSTLPASPVSTIKPMSAFFCDPEEDLLALLKQLSPCAFATEPQQSTVHTTGDFIEFTI; from the exons ATGGACAGAGCAAAGGTTAACTGTACTGCAGAGGATGCAACATTTAACCTTTTGGGGCAAACACCCACACTGTTTCAGTGGCCTGTAAATTGTgtccacacagcagcagcagcagcacccatCATTCGTCCTGCTGCTCCTTCAGACCTG tgtaacAATGTGCTCAAACTCCCGGATTACATGGTGGAGTACCTCCGTCCTATCGGAGAACT GAACGGAGTCTTGGTGTGTGACTTTGCGTCTCCTCCACTCCGCACACCCTCTCCAAA AAAGAGGAAGCGTGATGGCCACCAGGATGAGGACAGGCCATATGTTAAAAAGCCCCCGAACGCCTTCATGCTCTTTTTGAGGGAGCAAAGGGAAAAAGTgaaggcagaattaaaaataaacggGAGTGCGGCTGTGAATGCAGTTGTGGCAGAGAGG TGGAAGTCCCTGTCAAAGGACCAACAGGACAAATACTATAAGCAGGCCAATGAGGAGAAAATGCTCCATAGCCAACAACATCCAGGCTGGTCTACTAAAGACAATTAT ggcAAAAAGAGGATGAGAATTCGGGGCGACCCCTGCAGCACAG catcTGCACCTAAACCTGCGCAGGAACCTGAACAGGTCAAGTGGCCAAGTGTGAACGTGCCTGCGTATGGCACATTCCACTCGCCGCAAGTAAATCACGTCCCCCCTACAGCTCATACAAACCCCTCTGCATCTACATCATACTCTCCTTATGTTTACCCCTGCATTG GTCCTGCTGCTCCTGTGGATTCCCCTCCATCCACAGTTGCACCAACTGAACCAATGGCCACGTTTGTCGGTGACACTGTAGAAGACCTATTATCAGCGTTTGACCACCTCGATGCCTTTCTTCTTGCTCCACTGCCTCAGGAGCCTATCTTCCCTCACTCAGACCCCTCCTTGGGTCCTGCTACTCCTGTGGATTCCCCTACATCCACCCTGCCGGCCTCTCCAGTCTCAACAATCAAACCCATGTCTGCCTTCTTCTGCGACCCTGAAGAAGACCTCCTGGCACTGCTGAAACAGCTCAGTCCCTGTGCTTTTGCTACAGAGCCTCAGCAGTCCACTGTTCATACTACTGGAGACTTTATTGAATTTACAATTTAG